One region of Glutamicibacter sp. B1 genomic DNA includes:
- a CDS encoding anthranilate synthase component I, producing MKTLGKISPSREHFRAMATDRRVIPVTVTVLADSLTPIGLYRTLAQGRPGTFLMESAAPGGVWSRYSFIGVNSPATLSTRGGEAYWQGHAPEGLPTGGVGVEVLRDTVRALKTEPVPGMPPLTGGMVGFVGWECVRHWEKLPNPPADDLNLPELSMNLVADMAAHDSAEGTVTLIANAINFNGSDDNVDEAYDDAVERLQAMLDQLAQPVEATASVLTGTDVPREQLMDQVTHSWAENQYLEALAKSKTAIVDGEVFQIVVSRRFELETQADALDVYRVLRATNPSPYMYLFNFENEDGETFEIVGSSPEALVTVNDSHVVTHPIAGSRPRGANYEDDQLFEKSLVYDEKERAEHLMLVDLSRNDLSRVCQAGTVEVTQFMEVERFSHIMHLVSNVVGKTRDDVDAYDVLAATFPAGTLSGAPKPRALQLLDEYEPYRRGIYGGVVGYLDFAGDMDMAIAIRSALLKGGRAYVQAGGGIVNDSKFADEALETVNKAAAPLRAVWAAQSMHDAHTINAEQNAEQGEQK from the coding sequence ATGAAAACTCTGGGCAAGATTTCCCCGTCGCGTGAACACTTCCGCGCCATGGCCACCGATCGTCGCGTGATTCCGGTGACGGTCACGGTCCTGGCTGACTCCTTGACTCCGATCGGACTGTATCGAACATTGGCCCAGGGCCGGCCAGGCACCTTTCTTATGGAGTCTGCGGCCCCGGGTGGCGTGTGGAGCCGCTATTCCTTTATTGGTGTGAATTCACCGGCGACCTTGAGCACCCGTGGGGGAGAAGCCTACTGGCAGGGGCACGCCCCCGAAGGCCTACCCACCGGAGGCGTCGGCGTTGAGGTGCTAAGAGACACGGTCCGTGCCCTGAAAACCGAACCAGTGCCGGGCATGCCTCCACTGACCGGTGGCATGGTCGGATTCGTCGGCTGGGAATGCGTGCGGCACTGGGAGAAACTGCCTAATCCTCCGGCTGACGATCTGAACTTGCCAGAGCTCAGCATGAACTTGGTGGCCGATATGGCCGCGCATGACTCGGCAGAAGGCACGGTTACGCTGATCGCCAACGCCATTAATTTCAACGGCAGTGACGACAATGTGGACGAGGCCTACGACGACGCCGTAGAGCGCTTGCAAGCGATGCTCGACCAACTAGCTCAGCCGGTAGAAGCCACTGCCTCGGTACTGACCGGAACGGATGTGCCACGCGAGCAGCTGATGGATCAGGTCACTCACTCCTGGGCGGAGAATCAGTACCTTGAGGCCCTGGCCAAGTCCAAGACCGCGATCGTCGACGGTGAAGTCTTCCAGATCGTGGTATCACGACGCTTCGAACTGGAAACCCAGGCCGACGCCCTGGACGTTTATCGCGTGCTGCGTGCGACCAACCCGAGCCCCTACATGTACCTGTTCAACTTCGAAAACGAAGACGGCGAAACCTTTGAGATCGTCGGCTCCTCGCCCGAAGCATTGGTAACGGTCAACGATTCGCATGTGGTGACTCACCCGATCGCCGGATCACGTCCCCGCGGCGCCAACTATGAGGATGATCAGCTCTTCGAAAAGTCGCTGGTGTACGACGAGAAGGAACGAGCCGAGCACCTGATGCTGGTCGACCTTTCACGCAATGACCTCTCGCGAGTATGCCAGGCTGGCACCGTGGAAGTCACCCAGTTCATGGAGGTGGAGCGCTTCAGCCACATCATGCACCTGGTCTCCAACGTGGTGGGTAAAACCCGTGATGATGTTGACGCCTACGATGTGCTCGCCGCGACGTTCCCGGCCGGAACGCTTTCCGGTGCACCGAAGCCGCGCGCCCTGCAATTGTTGGATGAATATGAGCCGTACCGCCGTGGCATCTACGGTGGGGTCGTGGGCTACCTCGACTTTGCTGGCGACATGGACATGGCCATTGCCATCCGCTCCGCCCTGCTCAAGGGTGGGCGTGCTTATGTTCAGGCCGGCGGCGGCATCGTGAACGACTCGAAGTTTGCCGATGAGGCCCTGGAAACAGTGAACAAGGCGGCTGCACCCCTGCGTGCTGTGTGGGCCGCACAATCCATGCACGACGCACACACCATCAACGCCGAACAAAACGCCGAACAAGGTGAACAGAAGTGA
- a CDS encoding Trp biosynthesis-associated membrane protein yields the protein MKKLTSARYLAMLGVLGALLGFWSATRTWITVDVPASSVQIPQIVIDGATAAASVTAVCVVVLAGSLALLIAGKISRYIIAALSLLAGGAAIAAGANALGDPQAVAATAVAEATGLTQNVGEYTLTAWPVLAIVAGALMALQALLIFVFARRWPTKASKYDRQVAKNAQVNKDDSSRSIANWEQLSAGEDPTTEAK from the coding sequence GTGAAAAAATTAACCAGTGCCCGCTACCTTGCCATGCTTGGTGTGCTCGGGGCCCTGCTGGGATTTTGGTCCGCAACCAGAACCTGGATCACCGTGGATGTTCCCGCCAGTTCCGTGCAGATCCCGCAGATTGTGATTGATGGTGCAACCGCGGCAGCCTCCGTGACGGCCGTGTGTGTTGTGGTGCTGGCCGGATCGCTGGCCCTGCTGATCGCCGGCAAAATCTCGCGCTATATTATCGCTGCGCTGAGCCTGCTGGCCGGTGGGGCTGCCATTGCGGCTGGCGCCAATGCCCTGGGCGACCCGCAGGCCGTCGCCGCCACCGCCGTGGCTGAAGCGACCGGACTGACCCAAAATGTTGGGGAATACACGCTGACCGCTTGGCCGGTCTTGGCCATTGTGGCTGGTGCGCTGATGGCCCTGCAGGCACTACTGATTTTTGTATTCGCTCGTAGGTGGCCAACAAAGGCCAGCAAGTACGACCGCCAGGTCGCGAAAAACGCGCAGGTGAACAAGGACGATTCATCGCGTAGCATCGCCAATTGGGAGCAGCTTTCAGCCGGCGAGGATCCAACTACCGAAGCGAAATAG
- a CDS encoding HGxxPAAW family protein has protein sequence MSQNTEIDPVYTEEIGHGNSIAAWSCVLIMTLGFIVGGIAFANLAWPIVWVGCGIVVLGLVVGAILKAAGFGVGGARSGAAH, from the coding sequence ATGTCGCAGAACACCGAGATCGATCCGGTATACACCGAAGAGATTGGCCACGGTAACTCCATCGCAGCATGGAGCTGCGTGCTGATCATGACCCTAGGTTTCATCGTTGGTGGCATCGCTTTTGCGAACCTGGCTTGGCCCATCGTCTGGGTTGGCTGCGGCATCGTCGTTCTGGGCCTAGTCGTCGGCGCGATCTTGAAGGCAGCGGGCTTCGGCGTCGGTGGCGCACGCAGTGGAGCAGCGCACTAA
- the lgt gene encoding prolipoprotein diacylglyceryl transferase, translating to MPSLSQLALAVPASIPSPPTEFSKFSIGPLTIHAYALCILAGILVALWLTNKRMQARGGNSDMLWDIAIWAIPFGIVGGRLYHVLITDPMYYFGLGGQQAHWAEIPQLWLGGLGIMGAVALGSLGAWIGARKAGVRLSAFADAAVPGLLLAQALGRWGNWFNQELFGAPTTLPWGLEIDPNSYNFPAGLPADTLFHPTFLYESLWNVLGALVLIGLDRKFKLRRGALFCCYMIWYGIGRTFTESLRLDPAEIINIGPVGLRVHQWLAIAVAVAGVIALIIVLKRTRGDSADPFFLPGRQPVPVATGEQAVDGEEADQASHEQKPQKPDTPDGPIKKTE from the coding sequence ATGCCTAGCCTTTCCCAGCTGGCCTTGGCCGTGCCTGCCTCGATCCCTTCACCGCCTACCGAGTTCTCCAAGTTCAGTATTGGACCGCTGACCATCCACGCCTATGCGCTGTGCATTCTGGCCGGAATTCTGGTTGCGCTCTGGTTAACCAATAAGCGCATGCAGGCCCGTGGCGGTAATTCGGACATGCTGTGGGATATTGCGATCTGGGCGATTCCTTTTGGCATCGTCGGCGGTCGGCTGTACCACGTGCTGATCACCGACCCGATGTACTACTTCGGTCTGGGTGGGCAGCAGGCCCACTGGGCAGAGATCCCGCAGCTCTGGCTGGGCGGATTGGGCATTATGGGTGCGGTCGCCTTAGGTTCCCTCGGGGCCTGGATTGGTGCGCGTAAGGCCGGAGTGCGGCTCTCGGCCTTTGCCGATGCCGCCGTCCCGGGACTCTTGCTGGCTCAAGCGCTGGGGCGTTGGGGTAACTGGTTCAACCAAGAACTTTTTGGGGCGCCGACCACCTTGCCCTGGGGTCTGGAAATTGACCCGAACAGCTACAACTTCCCGGCAGGACTGCCGGCGGATACGCTCTTTCACCCGACCTTCCTCTACGAATCCTTGTGGAACGTACTGGGCGCACTGGTGTTGATCGGGCTCGATCGTAAGTTCAAACTTCGTCGCGGTGCCTTGTTCTGCTGCTACATGATTTGGTACGGCATTGGTCGCACCTTCACCGAATCCCTGCGTCTGGATCCAGCGGAGATCATCAATATCGGACCCGTGGGTCTGCGGGTGCACCAGTGGTTGGCGATCGCCGTGGCCGTCGCCGGTGTGATCGCGTTGATCATCGTGCTTAAGCGAACCCGAGGCGATAGCGCCGATCCGTTCTTCCTGCCCGGGCGCCAGCCAGTTCCGGTCGCTACCGGGGAACAGGCAGTCGATGGTGAAGAAGCTGATCAGGCCTCGCACGAGCAGAAGCCGCAGAAGCCAGATACGCCAGATGGGCCAATCAAGAAAACCGAATAA
- a CDS encoding phosphoribosyl-ATP diphosphatase, whose product MKTFDELFSELSLKAQQRPEGSRTVTELDSGVHGIGKKVVEEAAEVWMAAEYESDEAAAEEISQLLYHLQVLMIAKGMTLADVYKHL is encoded by the coding sequence GTGAAAACTTTTGACGAGCTCTTCAGCGAACTATCGCTCAAGGCACAGCAACGCCCGGAAGGCTCTCGTACCGTCACCGAACTCGACTCTGGTGTCCATGGCATCGGTAAAAAGGTTGTCGAGGAAGCCGCCGAAGTTTGGATGGCTGCGGAGTACGAATCCGACGAGGCCGCAGCAGAGGAAATCTCCCAGCTACTCTACCACCTTCAGGTTCTCATGATCGCCAAGGGCATGACCTTGGCCGACGTTTACAAGCATCTATAG
- the trpC gene encoding indole-3-glycerol phosphate synthase TrpC — translation MSVLDEIIAGVREDLGARRALTSLESIKAAAAASAPARDAFAALGGSEDQSSRDHTLRVISEVKRKSPSKGALAEIADPAVLAAEYEAGGASVISVLTEARRFGGSLDDLDAVRATVNIPVLRKDFTVDEYQIYEARAHGADLVLLIVAALNDQLLKSFLELTHQLGMNALVETHTEEEIQRAIKAGAKIIGVNVRNLKTLDVDPATFGKLAPLIPAHAVIVAESGVESAEQVALYGSAGADAILVGEALVKHANPRATVAEFITAGTEAKPRR, via the coding sequence TTGAGCGTTCTTGACGAGATCATTGCGGGCGTCCGGGAAGACCTGGGCGCCCGTCGCGCACTGACAAGCCTTGAGTCGATCAAGGCTGCTGCTGCTGCCAGCGCTCCGGCACGCGATGCCTTTGCAGCGTTAGGCGGCAGCGAGGACCAATCTTCGCGCGATCACACCCTGCGGGTTATCTCCGAGGTCAAGCGTAAGTCCCCATCAAAGGGCGCGCTGGCAGAGATCGCCGATCCGGCCGTGCTGGCTGCCGAATATGAGGCAGGTGGCGCCTCGGTGATTTCGGTACTGACCGAAGCCCGGCGTTTTGGTGGTTCACTCGATGACCTTGATGCGGTGCGTGCGACCGTGAATATTCCGGTGCTGCGCAAGGACTTCACCGTTGATGAGTACCAAATTTATGAGGCCCGTGCCCATGGGGCCGACCTCGTATTGCTCATTGTTGCGGCGCTGAATGACCAATTGCTGAAATCTTTCCTAGAATTAACGCATCAGCTGGGAATGAATGCCCTAGTCGAGACGCATACCGAGGAAGAAATTCAACGGGCGATCAAGGCCGGAGCAAAAATCATTGGTGTCAACGTGCGCAATCTGAAGACGCTCGACGTTGATCCTGCGACCTTTGGCAAACTTGCCCCGCTGATCCCTGCCCACGCGGTGATCGTCGCCGAATCAGGTGTTGAATCAGCCGAACAGGTCGCCCTTTACGGCAGCGCCGGCGCTGATGCCATCCTGGTGGGTGAGGCCCTGGTGAAACACGCAAATCCACGTGCCACCGTCGCCGAATTCATCACTGCTGGAACCGAAGCCAAACCGCGACGCTAA
- the trpA gene encoding tryptophan synthase subunit alpha, with protein MTRVTSAQKIAAARAEGRPALIGYLPAGFPDVPTSIEAAVALAENGADIIEIGIPYSDPVMDGQVIQEATVQSLANGFKVSQVFDIVRGITERTDAAVMVMTYWNPVLRMGVDEFSRRFAEAGGAGLITPDLVPEEAGEWIEASTKYDLERVFLIAPSSGEQRVQRTVDASSGFIYCVSLMGVTGARTEVSSAAQAVVAAAHAAGAENACVGLGVSRREHVEEIGAYADGVIVGTALVAALRDGGVPAVGRLAAELSGRA; from the coding sequence ATGACCCGCGTGACTAGTGCGCAGAAGATCGCAGCCGCCCGTGCCGAGGGCCGTCCGGCGCTGATCGGCTACCTCCCAGCCGGATTCCCGGACGTGCCAACGAGCATTGAAGCTGCCGTGGCACTGGCCGAAAACGGTGCGGACATCATCGAGATCGGTATTCCGTACTCCGACCCGGTCATGGACGGTCAGGTCATCCAGGAAGCCACCGTCCAGTCGTTGGCCAACGGCTTTAAGGTGTCGCAGGTGTTTGACATCGTCCGCGGCATCACCGAGCGCACCGATGCGGCAGTCATGGTGATGACCTACTGGAACCCGGTACTTCGCATGGGCGTAGATGAATTCTCGCGCCGTTTCGCTGAAGCTGGGGGCGCCGGGCTGATCACCCCAGACCTGGTGCCTGAAGAAGCCGGCGAATGGATCGAAGCGAGCACCAAATACGATCTGGAGCGCGTCTTCTTGATCGCACCTTCCTCCGGCGAGCAGCGCGTACAGCGCACGGTTGATGCCTCCAGCGGTTTCATCTACTGTGTTTCGCTCATGGGTGTCACCGGGGCTCGCACCGAAGTATCCTCGGCGGCCCAGGCCGTGGTCGCTGCCGCGCATGCAGCCGGCGCCGAAAACGCCTGCGTTGGTTTGGGCGTCTCACGCCGCGAACACGTGGAAGAAATTGGTGCCTATGCCGACGGCGTGATCGTTGGTACCGCACTGGTCGCCGCCCTGCGTGATGGGGGAGTGCCTGCGGTAGGTCGCCTCGCCGCCGAACTGAGCGGACGCGCCTAA
- a CDS encoding DUF6318 family protein — translation MTHQSSPKVRGESEMNKSRLLVAAIGTALLLSGCDNTTVNGPLEGVEVSGSASSETSFGNDSKTAPNTTPSYIQATSEGPAKNVVLPAMPKDAQEFSEKGASSFVEYYFELLNYTIESNDAEEIKDLSFKECSLCNKSIIDEAEEAQKSGEWQVGGKHHPTILDSYISGKNIAIVTVEYTADPAKIYSSPGTVQEELKEIESNRLAFDLEYDKGWRVYKIIGAN, via the coding sequence GTGACTCACCAAAGTTCACCAAAGGTGCGGGGCGAAAGTGAAATGAATAAGAGTAGGTTATTAGTCGCGGCTATTGGAACGGCTCTGCTACTCAGCGGATGCGACAATACTACGGTTAACGGACCTCTCGAAGGAGTTGAGGTTTCCGGTTCGGCGAGTTCTGAGACGTCGTTCGGAAATGATTCAAAAACAGCGCCCAACACGACTCCTTCGTACATTCAAGCCACTTCTGAGGGTCCCGCAAAAAATGTTGTTTTACCGGCCATGCCAAAAGATGCGCAAGAATTTTCCGAAAAGGGCGCATCCAGTTTTGTTGAATACTACTTTGAACTCTTGAATTACACTATCGAATCAAATGACGCCGAAGAAATTAAGGATCTTTCATTCAAAGAGTGCAGCCTTTGCAACAAGTCAATTATCGACGAGGCCGAAGAAGCTCAAAAGAGTGGAGAATGGCAGGTCGGCGGTAAGCACCACCCAACAATACTCGATTCTTATATTTCGGGGAAAAATATTGCAATCGTCACAGTAGAATACACAGCCGATCCTGCAAAAATATACTCGTCGCCAGGTACGGTTCAAGAGGAGCTCAAAGAGATAGAGTCGAATCGCCTTGCATTCGATCTCGAATACGACAAAGGTTGGCGTGTCTACAAGATCATCGGAGCCAACTGA
- the hisI gene encoding phosphoribosyl-AMP cyclohydrolase: MSTSNDGSNLSSETPSLDPAIADRLKRDGNGLVAAIAQQYDTGKVLMLGWMDDEALRRTLSTGRVTFYSRSRQEYWRKGDTSGHFQFVKSVALDCDGDALLVQVDQVGAACHTGTESCFTDRALPAVLGNRSE; encoded by the coding sequence ATGTCTACTTCTAACGACGGCTCGAATTTGAGCTCTGAAACACCAAGCCTGGATCCAGCAATTGCCGATCGTCTCAAGCGCGATGGCAATGGGCTGGTCGCGGCTATCGCACAGCAATACGACACGGGCAAGGTCCTGATGCTCGGCTGGATGGATGACGAGGCGCTACGCCGCACTTTGAGCACCGGACGCGTGACCTTCTACTCGCGCTCCCGGCAGGAATATTGGCGTAAGGGCGATACCTCCGGCCATTTCCAGTTCGTGAAGTCCGTCGCCTTAGATTGTGATGGCGATGCGTTGCTGGTGCAGGTGGATCAGGTGGGCGCTGCATGCCATACCGGAACCGAATCCTGCTTTACCGATCGAGCACTTCCTGCCGTGCTCGGCAATCGCTCCGAATAG
- the trpB gene encoding tryptophan synthase subunit beta, translated as MSTPENSAHGQSIDAQSLRHASGPYFGAYGGRWMPESLMAAMDELNETFEAAKNDPEFIAQVKDLNTNYSGRPSLLTEAKRFSQQYCGGVRIFLKREDLNHTGSHKINNVLGQALLAKRMGKTRIIAETGAGQHGVASATAAALMGLECVVYMGAEDTRRQALNVARMRLLGATVIPVTVGSQTLKDAINEALRDWVANVENTHYLLGTAAGGAPFPAMVRYFHEVIGDEAREQILAQTGRLPNAVTACIGGGSNAIGIFHGFLDDPEVEIYGFEAGGDGVETDRHAATITLGRPGVLHGAKSYLMQDEDGQTIESHSISAGLDYPGVGPEHAYLSDIGRVSYEPVTDTEAMDAFKALCRTEGILPAIESAHALAGTIRLAQRKIAEGANPEETIIIANLSGRGDKDVGTAAAWFNMIDEKDAEAEINAANSQSSGSQNSEEK; from the coding sequence ATGAGCACCCCGGAGAATTCCGCGCATGGCCAGTCGATCGATGCACAGTCGCTAAGGCACGCAAGTGGCCCCTATTTTGGTGCCTACGGTGGACGATGGATGCCCGAGTCCCTCATGGCCGCCATGGACGAACTGAACGAGACTTTCGAGGCCGCGAAGAACGACCCAGAGTTCATCGCGCAGGTCAAGGACCTGAACACGAACTACTCGGGACGCCCCTCGCTGCTCACCGAAGCCAAGCGTTTTTCGCAGCAGTACTGCGGCGGGGTGCGGATCTTCCTCAAGCGCGAAGATCTGAACCACACCGGTAGCCACAAGATCAACAATGTGCTCGGCCAGGCGTTGCTGGCTAAGCGCATGGGTAAGACCCGCATTATCGCCGAGACCGGTGCCGGGCAGCACGGTGTGGCTTCGGCTACCGCTGCAGCCCTGATGGGTCTGGAATGCGTGGTCTACATGGGCGCCGAGGATACCCGCCGCCAGGCACTGAACGTGGCTCGCATGCGCCTGCTGGGCGCGACCGTCATCCCGGTAACCGTGGGTTCCCAGACGCTGAAGGACGCGATCAACGAGGCCCTGCGTGACTGGGTCGCCAACGTGGAAAACACCCACTACCTGTTGGGAACTGCCGCCGGTGGGGCACCCTTCCCAGCCATGGTGCGTTACTTCCACGAGGTGATCGGCGACGAGGCCCGCGAGCAGATCCTTGCCCAGACCGGTCGCCTGCCTAACGCGGTCACCGCCTGTATTGGTGGCGGGTCGAACGCGATCGGCATCTTCCACGGTTTCCTTGACGATCCCGAGGTCGAAATCTACGGTTTTGAAGCCGGCGGCGACGGGGTAGAAACCGACCGCCACGCAGCGACCATCACCCTGGGTCGCCCGGGCGTGCTACACGGCGCCAAGTCCTATTTGATGCAGGACGAAGATGGCCAGACCATCGAATCGCACTCCATTTCAGCCGGTCTGGACTACCCAGGAGTGGGCCCGGAGCACGCGTACCTTTCGGACATTGGCCGCGTGAGCTACGAACCGGTGACCGATACCGAAGCCATGGACGCCTTCAAGGCCCTATGCCGTACCGAGGGCATTTTGCCGGCGATCGAATCCGCGCACGCCCTGGCTGGTACTATCCGCTTGGCCCAGCGCAAGATCGCCGAAGGCGCCAACCCGGAGGAGACCATCATCATCGCGAACCTTTCCGGTCGCGGCGATAAGGACGTGGGCACGGCTGCCGCCTGGTTCAACATGATCGACGAAAAAGATGCTGAAGCCGAAATCAACGCGGCGAACTCGCAGAGCTCCGGCTCGCAGAATTCCGAGGAGAAGTAG
- the hisG gene encoding ATP phosphoribosyltransferase: MLRVALPNKGALSEIASTMFKEAGYLQRRDSRELVLVDEENQVEFFYLRPRDIAVYVGRGILDVGITGRDLYLDADVDDDVEEQLSLGIGKSTFRFAAPIGAFNDAQQLNGKRIATSYDVLLRHYLEKSGIEASIVRLDGAIESSVRLGVADAIADVVETGNTIKAAGMEIFGDPLLKSEAVLIGRVNHKPAGLDVLIRRLNGVLVARQYVMLDYDVRREQAEQACALTPGLESPTVSDLANSEWVAVRAMVKKSQTNNIMDELYDVGARAILVSQIHACRI; the protein is encoded by the coding sequence ATGCTCCGCGTAGCCCTACCCAACAAGGGTGCCCTCTCAGAAATCGCTTCCACCATGTTTAAGGAAGCCGGTTACCTCCAGCGTCGCGATTCACGCGAACTGGTTCTTGTCGATGAAGAAAACCAGGTGGAATTCTTCTACCTGCGCCCTCGCGATATCGCCGTGTACGTCGGCCGAGGCATTCTCGACGTGGGAATCACCGGTCGCGACCTCTACCTCGATGCCGACGTGGATGACGACGTTGAAGAGCAGCTGTCCCTAGGCATCGGCAAGTCCACGTTCCGCTTCGCTGCTCCCATTGGTGCGTTCAACGACGCACAGCAGCTTAACGGCAAGCGCATCGCCACCAGCTACGATGTCTTGCTGCGCCACTACCTCGAAAAGTCCGGTATTGAAGCTTCGATCGTCCGTCTTGATGGAGCCATCGAATCTTCGGTTCGTCTTGGTGTGGCAGATGCCATCGCCGACGTGGTCGAAACCGGTAACACCATCAAGGCCGCCGGCATGGAAATCTTCGGCGATCCACTGCTGAAGTCCGAGGCCGTGCTGATCGGCCGAGTCAATCACAAACCAGCCGGCCTTGACGTGCTGATCCGCCGTCTCAACGGTGTGTTGGTTGCCCGCCAATACGTCATGCTTGACTACGACGTTCGTCGTGAACAGGCTGAGCAGGCTTGTGCTTTGACCCCAGGACTAGAGTCGCCGACCGTCTCCGATCTGGCTAACTCCGAGTGGGTTGCCGTCCGTGCGATGGTGAAGAAGTCACAGACCAATAACATCATGGATGAACTTTACGACGTGGGCGCCCGAGCCATTCTGGTCAGCCAGATTCACGCCTGCCGTATCTAG
- the hisF gene encoding imidazole glycerol phosphate synthase subunit HisF has protein sequence MSVAIRVIPCLDVDAGRVVKGVNFEGLRDAGDPVELARRYNEAGADELTFLDVTASSSDRETTYEVVRQTAEEVFIPLTVGGGVRAVEDVDRLLRNGADKASINTAAVTRPEVINEITERFGSQVLVLSVDARRTSDPSIASGYEVTTHGGRTGTGMCAVAWAKDAADRGVGEILLNSIDADGTKDGFDLEMIRAVRAAVSVPLIASGGAGKPEDFPPAIEAGADAVLAASIFHFGPKDMIAQVKQAIRDAGYPVR, from the coding sequence ATGAGCGTTGCTATTCGCGTTATTCCTTGTCTTGATGTTGATGCGGGACGAGTCGTCAAGGGCGTCAATTTTGAGGGTCTTCGTGACGCTGGCGATCCGGTCGAACTGGCTCGCCGCTACAACGAAGCCGGCGCCGATGAATTGACCTTCCTCGATGTCACCGCTTCCAGCTCAGACCGCGAAACTACCTATGAGGTTGTTCGCCAAACTGCAGAAGAAGTTTTCATTCCGCTCACCGTTGGTGGTGGCGTGCGAGCTGTCGAGGACGTTGATCGCCTTCTACGAAACGGTGCCGACAAAGCCTCGATCAATACTGCTGCGGTAACCCGTCCGGAAGTCATCAACGAAATCACCGAGCGCTTCGGCTCTCAGGTCCTCGTGCTCTCGGTTGATGCCCGCCGCACGTCGGATCCGTCGATCGCCTCCGGCTACGAAGTCACTACCCACGGTGGTCGTACCGGCACTGGCATGTGTGCCGTTGCTTGGGCTAAGGATGCTGCCGATCGTGGCGTAGGGGAGATCCTCCTGAACTCGATCGATGCCGATGGCACCAAGGATGGATTCGATCTGGAAATGATCCGAGCCGTTCGTGCCGCAGTATCGGTACCCCTGATCGCTTCTGGTGGCGCTGGAAAGCCAGAGGATTTCCCACCTGCGATCGAAGCTGGCGCAGACGCCGTCCTTGCGGCTTCTATCTTCCACTTTGGTCCGAAAGACATGATTGCTCAAGTGAAGCAAGCAATCCGCGATGCTGGTTATCCAGTTCGCTAG
- a CDS encoding TIGR03085 family metal-binding protein, which translates to MAVVQRHCPHIALFGAYTVLLSEVMHLVQASRLALAETLLAAGPTADTLCDGWQTRHLAAHLVVRERSLLAAGVVFKPLSKKLDAKVNELAAEAQSPERYASLIRAFRSGPAKYSPFVIDKVDQVANLAEYFIHTEDVRRARAQWAPRVLDKEYTELLWQSLTRMSRLLFRKAPVGIILTRPDGQRHVAKKAPNAVSITGPVTELMLYGFGRIDQSLVLFEGGETALEIVKGYKPGF; encoded by the coding sequence GTGGCAGTTGTTCAGCGACACTGCCCACACATTGCACTGTTCGGCGCGTACACCGTGCTACTTTCAGAAGTGATGCACTTAGTTCAGGCTTCCAGACTCGCGTTGGCCGAGACCTTGCTTGCCGCAGGTCCTACCGCTGACACTCTTTGCGACGGGTGGCAAACCCGTCATCTTGCCGCGCACCTTGTTGTTCGCGAACGATCTCTGCTCGCAGCGGGAGTGGTTTTCAAACCGCTGTCCAAGAAACTTGACGCGAAGGTCAATGAGCTCGCTGCCGAAGCCCAATCACCTGAACGTTATGCTTCCCTGATCCGTGCTTTCCGTTCGGGTCCAGCGAAGTACTCGCCCTTTGTTATTGACAAGGTCGACCAGGTCGCCAATCTTGCCGAGTACTTCATCCACACCGAAGACGTGCGACGCGCTCGGGCACAGTGGGCCCCGCGTGTTCTCGATAAGGAATACACCGAGCTTCTTTGGCAGTCGCTGACTCGTATGTCGCGCTTGCTCTTCCGTAAGGCGCCGGTTGGCATCATTCTGACGCGTCCCGACGGTCAGCGCCATGTGGCCAAGAAGGCACCTAATGCTGTCTCGATCACCGGGCCCGTCACCGAGTTGATGCTCTATGGCTTCGGGCGTATCGATCAAAGCCTTGTGCTTTTCGAAGGTGGCGAAACCGCTCTAGAGATCGTCAAGGGCTACAAGCCCGGGTTCTAG